From Streptomyces sp. TLI_053, a single genomic window includes:
- a CDS encoding DUF3488 and transglutaminase-like domain-containing protein: protein MTTRAKLTVYSALATALAALCLTPLLTTKGWIAHAFLVVVVVAAVGAGLRRTPFYRWTVPAGQLLALALLLLIGFASSAAVFGGLVPGPESVRLLGRILSQGFHDVRDYAIPAPPSPGLRLILVASVGLIAVVVDTVAVTYRRSALAGLPLLALYSIGNGLAGDDGNWLWFATAAAGYLVLLFAEGQDRVSRWGRIFRGSERDGEGSGTLGRSGQQVGVLALALALLLPVFLPRWDSGLVHSGTGTGTSTGGAVSSLDPLITLTGAIPKPRNVELFSYKSESPAADSTYLRTGSLDVFDGVSWKRGAAATVPFTGTFPAPEGLGSIDLAEQLKAEVRIGPQLDDAWLPMPYPPVGVTLRDNSAWQLDPVTSSLLPAREKAIKGLNYTVTALDVRPTATVLRTVPAPPERIRDQYLVVPRDLPPVVRDTALRVTGKAKTGYDKAVALRDWFTGPEFAYDATTRTDSGSDAMKDFLERRRGFCVHFASTMAVMARILGVPARVALGFTPGNTKGNNVYAVTDAMYHAWPELYFEGYGWLRFEPTPTRGVQPDYSDPVSAPATQPTTQPTVEPQASAPVQLPSANPDCDAKLRRTGDCGDRQQSAGGAGEESWLLSGKVLTALAAVALVLFLLLTPMVWRARLRRRRLGGGGRRRPGGPGPVPLTDAQVLAAWDELIDSAWDLGIPPDESRTPRAAARRIAEAGELDEDATAAAGRVAVATERVLYARSAEVGEPLAADVRTARNGLRAHAGRRGRIRALLLPASSAQLRWRISEALLTARLAVGGRIARAVGAVTGPVRRLTARRPGRGGSGGTGS from the coding sequence GTGACCACCCGGGCCAAACTGACCGTTTACTCGGCGCTGGCCACCGCCCTGGCCGCGCTCTGCCTCACCCCGCTGCTGACCACCAAGGGCTGGATCGCCCACGCCTTCCTGGTGGTCGTGGTCGTCGCGGCGGTCGGCGCCGGGCTGCGGCGCACGCCGTTCTACCGGTGGACCGTCCCGGCCGGCCAGCTGCTGGCGCTCGCCCTGCTGCTGCTGATCGGCTTCGCCTCCTCGGCCGCGGTCTTCGGCGGCCTGGTGCCCGGCCCCGAGTCGGTCCGGCTGCTCGGCCGGATCCTCTCCCAGGGGTTCCACGACGTCCGTGACTACGCCATCCCCGCTCCGCCCAGCCCCGGGCTGCGGCTCATCCTGGTCGCCTCGGTCGGTCTGATCGCCGTCGTGGTGGACACCGTCGCGGTCACCTACCGGCGCTCGGCCCTGGCCGGGCTGCCGCTGCTCGCGCTCTACTCGATCGGCAACGGCCTGGCCGGGGACGACGGCAACTGGCTCTGGTTCGCCACCGCCGCCGCCGGCTACCTGGTGCTGCTCTTCGCCGAGGGCCAGGACCGGGTCTCCCGCTGGGGCCGGATCTTCCGGGGCTCCGAGCGGGACGGCGAAGGGAGCGGCACCCTGGGCCGGAGCGGCCAGCAGGTCGGCGTCCTGGCGCTGGCGCTCGCCCTGCTGCTGCCCGTGTTCCTGCCGCGCTGGGACTCCGGCCTGGTGCACAGCGGCACCGGCACCGGCACCAGCACCGGCGGCGCGGTCAGCAGCCTGGACCCGCTGATCACCCTGACCGGCGCGATCCCCAAGCCGCGCAACGTCGAACTGTTCAGCTACAAGTCCGAGAGCCCGGCCGCCGACTCCACCTATCTGCGCACCGGTTCGCTGGACGTCTTCGACGGCGTCAGCTGGAAGCGCGGCGCGGCCGCCACGGTGCCGTTCACCGGCACCTTCCCCGCCCCCGAGGGGCTGGGCAGCATCGACCTGGCCGAGCAGCTGAAGGCCGAGGTCCGGATCGGGCCCCAGCTGGACGACGCCTGGCTGCCGATGCCCTACCCGCCGGTCGGCGTCACCCTCCGTGACAACTCCGCCTGGCAGCTCGACCCGGTCACCTCCAGCCTCCTGCCCGCCAGGGAGAAGGCGATCAAGGGCCTCAACTACACGGTGACCGCACTGGACGTCCGGCCGACCGCAACCGTCCTGCGCACCGTGCCGGCGCCGCCCGAGCGGATCCGCGACCAGTACCTCGTGGTACCGCGCGACCTGCCGCCGGTGGTGCGGGACACCGCCCTGCGGGTCACCGGGAAGGCGAAGACCGGGTACGACAAGGCCGTCGCCCTGCGCGACTGGTTCACCGGCCCCGAGTTCGCCTACGACGCCACCACCAGGACCGACAGCGGCAGCGACGCGATGAAGGACTTCCTGGAGCGCCGCCGCGGCTTCTGCGTCCACTTCGCCTCCACCATGGCCGTGATGGCCCGCATCCTGGGCGTCCCGGCCCGGGTCGCGCTCGGCTTCACCCCCGGCAACACCAAGGGCAACAACGTCTACGCGGTGACCGACGCGATGTACCACGCCTGGCCCGAGCTCTACTTCGAGGGCTACGGCTGGCTGCGCTTCGAGCCCACGCCGACCCGCGGCGTCCAGCCCGACTACTCGGACCCGGTCTCCGCCCCGGCCACCCAGCCGACCACCCAGCCGACCGTCGAGCCGCAGGCCAGCGCGCCGGTCCAGCTGCCGTCCGCCAACCCGGACTGCGACGCGAAGCTGCGCCGGACCGGTGACTGCGGCGACCGGCAGCAGAGCGCCGGAGGCGCCGGCGAGGAGTCCTGGCTGCTCTCCGGGAAGGTCCTGACCGCGCTGGCCGCGGTCGCGCTGGTGCTGTTCCTGCTGCTCACCCCAATGGTCTGGCGGGCCCGGCTGCGCCGGCGCCGGCTGGGCGGCGGCGGGCGGCGGCGCCCCGGCGGGCCGGGACCGGTCCCGCTCACCGACGCGCAGGTGCTGGCCGCCTGGGACGAACTGATCGACTCCGCCTGGGACCTCGGCATCCCGCCGGACGAGTCGCGCACCCCGCGCGCCGCCGCCCGCCGGATCGCCGAGGCCGGCGAGCTGGACGAAGACGCGACGGCGGCCGCCGGCCGGGTGGCGGTGGCCACCGAACGGGTGCTCTACGCCCGCTCCGCCGAGGTCGGGGAACCGCTCGCGGCCGACGTCAGGACCGCCAGGAACGGCCTGCGGGCGCACGCCGGCCGGCGCGGCCGGATCCGGGCCCTGCTGCTGCCGGCCTCCTCCGCGCAGTTGCGGTGGCGGATCTCGGAAGCCCTGCTGACGGCCCGGCTGGCGGTCGGGGGCCGGATCGCCCGGGCGGTCGGCGCGGTCACCGGGCCGGTCCGCCGGCTGACCGCCCGCCGCCCCGGCCGGGGCGGGAGCGGCGGCACCGGGTCCTGA
- a CDS encoding DUF58 domain-containing protein, with the protein MGPSGEPSGLRAGLRGLTTRGRSFLAAGLTAVVCSYLLGQDALLRVGVLLAALPLAAALLLANTRYRVASGRRLSPHRSVAGQEARVHLRVDNVSRVPTGLLLLEDKVPYVLGPRPRFVLDRVEPRGHREVSYRVRSDLRGRYPLGPLQLRLSDPFGMCELNRSFAASDVLTVVPQVLPLPHVRLTGEFAGQGESHSRSLALAGDDDVILREYRAGDDLRRVHWKSTARYGELMVRREEQPHRARATVLLDTRETGHRGSGPASSFEWAVACAASVCVHLLERGYQTRLLTDTGHAVPGVQADNGHTAADTSGVILDALAVVDLSDGAGLSRAEEPLRAGGEGLVVAVLGELDEEQTARLARLRGRTGGAVVLLLDTGTWAGLRLLSPDTGGEEFRDRARRLREAGWTVLTVRAGDSLPDLWRAADRPESSAPYREEAGA; encoded by the coding sequence GTGGGCCCGTCCGGCGAACCGTCGGGCCTGCGCGCCGGCCTGCGCGGCCTCACCACCCGGGGCCGCTCCTTCCTCGCCGCCGGACTGACCGCGGTGGTCTGCTCGTACCTCCTCGGCCAGGACGCGCTGCTGCGCGTCGGGGTGCTGCTCGCCGCGCTGCCGCTGGCCGCCGCGCTGCTGCTGGCCAACACCCGCTACCGGGTCGCCAGCGGCCGCCGGCTCAGCCCGCACCGCTCGGTGGCCGGCCAGGAGGCCCGGGTGCACCTGCGGGTGGACAACGTCTCCCGGGTGCCCACCGGCCTGCTGCTGCTGGAGGACAAGGTCCCGTACGTGCTCGGGCCCCGGCCCCGGTTCGTGCTGGACCGGGTCGAACCGCGCGGCCACCGCGAGGTCTCCTACCGGGTCCGCTCCGACCTGCGCGGCCGCTACCCGCTCGGCCCGCTCCAGCTGCGGCTCTCCGACCCGTTCGGGATGTGCGAGCTGAACCGTTCCTTCGCCGCCTCCGACGTGCTCACCGTCGTCCCCCAGGTGCTGCCGCTGCCGCACGTGCGGCTCACCGGCGAGTTCGCCGGGCAGGGCGAGAGCCACAGCCGCTCGCTCGCGCTGGCCGGCGACGACGACGTCATCCTGCGCGAGTACCGGGCCGGCGACGACCTGCGCCGGGTGCACTGGAAGTCCACCGCCCGCTACGGCGAGCTGATGGTCCGGCGCGAGGAGCAGCCCCACCGGGCCCGCGCCACCGTGCTGCTGGACACCCGCGAGACCGGCCACCGCGGCAGCGGCCCGGCCTCCTCCTTCGAGTGGGCCGTCGCCTGCGCCGCCTCGGTCTGCGTCCACCTGCTGGAGCGCGGCTACCAGACCCGCCTGCTCACCGACACCGGCCACGCCGTCCCCGGCGTCCAGGCCGACAACGGCCACACCGCCGCCGACACCTCCGGGGTGATCCTGGACGCGCTCGCCGTGGTCGACCTCTCCGACGGCGCCGGGCTCTCCCGCGCCGAGGAGCCGCTGCGGGCCGGCGGCGAGGGTCTGGTGGTGGCCGTCCTCGGCGAACTGGACGAGGAGCAGACCGCCCGGCTCGCCCGGCTGCGCGGCCGTACCGGCGGCGCCGTCGTCCTCCTGCTCGACACCGGCACCTGGGCGGGCCTGCGCCTGCTCTCCCCCGACACCGGCGGCGAGGAGTTCCGCGACCGGGCCCGCCGGCTGCGCGAGGCCGGCTGGACGGTACTGACCGTCCGCGCCGGCGACTCCCTCCCCGACCTCTGGCGCGCCGCCGACCGGCCCGAGTCGTCCGCCCCCTACCGAGAAGAGGCCGGCGCGTGA
- a CDS encoding MoxR family ATPase — protein sequence MGLPELAAVVDRIRANIESVIEGKPEAVRIALTVLLAEGHLLLEDVPGVGKTMLAKALARSVDCTVRRIQFTPDLLPSDVTGTNIFDQQQRDFEFRPGAIFAQIVVGDEINRASPKTQSALLESMEERQVTIDGTSYQLPSPFMVVATQNPVEMEGTYPLPEAQRDRFMARISMGYPSAEAEFAMLDVHAGASPLDDLQPVAHASDILKLIDLVRTVHVADPVRRYAVDLVAATRTSHELRLGASPRATLHLVRAARAAAALDGRDYVTPDDIQRLAVPVLAHRLMPTAETQLSRRTSEQIVTDLVARLPLPRPQGGPAVRRG from the coding sequence ATCGGTCTGCCGGAACTCGCCGCCGTCGTCGACCGGATCCGGGCCAACATCGAGAGCGTGATCGAGGGCAAGCCGGAGGCCGTCCGGATCGCCCTGACCGTCCTGCTCGCCGAGGGCCACCTGCTGCTGGAGGACGTGCCCGGCGTCGGCAAGACCATGCTGGCCAAGGCGCTCGCCCGCTCGGTCGACTGCACCGTGCGACGGATCCAGTTCACCCCGGACCTGCTGCCCTCGGACGTCACCGGCACCAACATCTTCGACCAGCAGCAGCGCGACTTCGAGTTCCGCCCCGGCGCGATCTTCGCCCAGATCGTGGTCGGCGACGAGATCAACCGCGCCTCGCCGAAGACCCAGTCCGCCCTGCTGGAGTCGATGGAGGAGCGCCAGGTCACCATCGACGGCACCAGCTACCAGCTGCCCTCGCCGTTCATGGTGGTCGCCACCCAGAACCCGGTCGAGATGGAGGGCACCTACCCCCTCCCGGAGGCCCAGCGGGACCGCTTCATGGCCCGGATCTCGATGGGGTACCCCAGCGCCGAGGCCGAGTTCGCCATGCTCGACGTGCACGCCGGCGCCAGCCCGCTGGACGACCTCCAGCCGGTCGCCCACGCCTCCGACATCCTCAAGCTGATCGACCTGGTCCGCACCGTGCACGTCGCCGACCCGGTCCGCCGCTACGCCGTCGACCTGGTCGCCGCCACCCGCACCAGCCACGAGCTGCGCCTCGGCGCCTCCCCCCGGGCCACCCTGCACCTGGTCCGGGCCGCCCGCGCCGCCGCCGCCCTGGACGGCCGCGACTACGTCACCCCGGACGACATCCAGCGCCTCGCCGTGCCGGTGCTCGCCCACCGGCTGATGCCGACCGCCGAGACCCAGCTCAGCCGCCGCACCTCGGAGCAGATCGTGACCGACCTGGTCGCCCGCCTCCCGCTGCCGCGCCCGCAGGGCGGCCCGGCCGTCCGGAGGGGCTGA
- a CDS encoding carbonic anhydrase, translating into MTVTPDRPTPTAAADSATPAVIDRFVAANRDYAVTFRDGGMDARPVQKIAVVACMDARLDLFAALGLELGDAHVIRNAGGVVTDDTIRSLTISQRALGTRSVALIHHTGCGLLGLTEDFRRELELEVGQRPQWAVEAFVDLDGDVRQSMQRVRTSPFLPHTDDVRGFVFDVHTGLLREID; encoded by the coding sequence ATGACAGTGACACCCGACCGGCCCACGCCGACCGCCGCTGCCGATTCCGCCACCCCGGCCGTCATCGACCGCTTCGTCGCCGCCAACCGCGACTACGCGGTGACCTTCCGGGACGGCGGCATGGACGCCCGCCCCGTGCAGAAGATCGCCGTGGTGGCCTGCATGGACGCCCGCCTCGACCTGTTCGCCGCCCTCGGCCTCGAACTGGGCGACGCCCACGTCATCCGCAACGCGGGCGGCGTGGTCACGGACGACACCATCCGCTCCCTCACCATCAGTCAGCGCGCCCTCGGCACCCGCTCGGTCGCGCTGATCCACCACACCGGCTGCGGCCTGCTCGGCCTCACCGAGGACTTCCGGCGCGAGCTGGAGCTGGAGGTCGGCCAGCGCCCGCAGTGGGCGGTCGAGGCCTTCGTGGACCTCGACGGCGACGTCCGGCAGTCCATGCAGCGGGTCCGCACCTCCCCGTTCCTGCCGCACACCGACGACGTGCGCGGCTTCGTGTTCGACGTCCACACCGGTCTGCTGCGCGAGATCGACTGA
- the rsmH gene encoding 16S rRNA (cytosine(1402)-N(4))-methyltransferase RsmH, whose translation MSTNDPGPKHVPVMLQRCMDALAPAISRPGAVVVDATLGLGGHSEALLTQFPDVRLVAVDRDPAALKLSGERLAPFGDRATLVHAVYDEIPEVLERLDIPKADGILFDLGVSSMQLDEADRGFAYAQDAPLDMRMDQTRGISAAEVLNTYSHGQLARILKLYGEERFAGKIASVVLREREKEPFTNSARLVDLVRNAIPAATRRTGGNPAKRTFQALRIEVNGELEVLDRAIPGALDVLALGGRIVVMSYQSLEDRLVKQYLAAGATSTAPPGLPFVPEEHQPWLKLITRGAEQATEEEIEENRRAAPVRLRVAERIRDRSTRG comes from the coding sequence ATGAGCACCAACGATCCGGGTCCCAAGCACGTCCCGGTGATGCTGCAGCGGTGCATGGACGCGCTGGCCCCGGCGATCTCCCGGCCCGGCGCGGTCGTGGTGGACGCCACGCTCGGCCTCGGCGGACACAGCGAGGCACTGCTCACCCAGTTCCCGGACGTCCGGCTGGTCGCGGTGGACCGCGACCCGGCCGCGCTGAAGCTCTCCGGCGAGCGGCTGGCCCCTTTCGGCGACCGGGCCACCCTGGTGCACGCGGTCTACGACGAGATCCCCGAGGTCCTGGAGCGCCTGGACATCCCGAAGGCCGACGGCATCCTGTTCGACCTCGGTGTCTCCTCGATGCAGCTGGACGAGGCCGACCGCGGCTTCGCCTACGCGCAGGACGCGCCGCTGGACATGCGGATGGACCAGACCCGGGGGATCAGCGCCGCCGAGGTGCTCAACACCTACAGCCACGGCCAGCTGGCCCGGATCCTCAAGCTGTACGGCGAGGAGCGGTTCGCCGGGAAGATCGCCTCGGTCGTCCTCCGGGAGCGCGAGAAGGAACCGTTCACCAACAGCGCGCGTCTGGTCGATCTGGTGCGCAACGCCATCCCGGCCGCCACCCGCCGTACCGGCGGCAACCCGGCCAAGCGGACGTTCCAGGCGCTGCGGATCGAGGTCAACGGCGAGCTCGAGGTGCTGGACCGGGCGATCCCCGGGGCGCTGGACGTGCTGGCGCTCGGCGGACGGATCGTGGTGATGTCCTACCAGTCGTTGGAGGACCGCCTGGTCAAGCAGTACCTCGCGGCCGGTGCGACCAGCACCGCGCCGCCCGGGCTCCCGTTCGTCCCCGAGGAGCACCAGCCCTGGCTCAAGCTGATCACCCGCGGTGCCGAGCAGGCCACCGAGGAGGAGATCGAGGAGAACCGGCGTGCCGCACCCGTGCGGCTGCGGGTGGCGGAGAGGATCAGGGACCGAAGCACCCGGGGCTGA
- a CDS encoding cell division protein FtsL: MAGGGAGSRVLPGQGGRARITVRPGRSVRGRTPFAVLVVLLLGAGLLGLLALNTALNEGSFELSRLNRQTTVLTDEQQGLQHQIDQNSAPDALARRAVELGMVPAGGMAFLDLPNGGAVVGTPKPAQDSPPVKRSSVEPWPGKQPAPGRSTAQPTAQPSAQPSPAAPAATAAPSAGPGTGGDVTVQVNPGPAGPAPAVGGGGAR; encoded by the coding sequence GTGGCCGGAGGCGGGGCGGGGAGCCGGGTGCTCCCCGGGCAGGGCGGCAGGGCGCGGATCACCGTGCGCCCGGGCCGGTCGGTACGGGGGCGGACGCCGTTCGCGGTGCTGGTGGTGCTGCTGCTCGGGGCGGGGCTGCTCGGGCTGCTCGCCCTGAACACCGCGCTCAACGAGGGCTCCTTCGAGCTGTCGCGGCTGAACCGGCAGACCACCGTGCTGACCGACGAACAGCAGGGGCTCCAGCACCAGATCGACCAGAACTCCGCGCCGGACGCGCTGGCGCGCCGGGCCGTCGAGCTGGGCATGGTACCGGCCGGCGGGATGGCCTTCCTCGACCTGCCGAACGGCGGTGCGGTGGTCGGCACGCCCAAGCCGGCCCAGGACAGCCCGCCGGTGAAACGGTCCAGCGTGGAACCGTGGCCCGGGAAGCAGCCCGCGCCGGGCCGGTCGACGGCTCAGCCGACCGCCCAGCCGAGTGCCCAGCCCTCCCCGGCGGCGCCGGCCGCCACCGCGGCGCCGTCGGCCGGGCCGGGCACCGGTGGCGACGTCACCGTGCAGGTCAACCCCGGCCCGGCCGGGCCGGCCCCGGCCGTGGGCGGGGGTGGCGCCCGATGA